One Nitrospinota bacterium genomic region harbors:
- a CDS encoding C4-type zinc ribbon domain-containing protein, which produces MNAELQKLIDLQALDREISEFENALASIPNQIQSATAEMAALTKEIEQAREVIASMRKSQKQLQADVQTENDHMAKTKTKLPLVKTNKEYTAIVTEVDSVKQKISSIEDKELEIMEALEIKEGEIPAIEARFKEEEITFKEYKAKKEAEGERVKQELEDARDKRQGLIGCIAPEWAKSYNKITSHRDGVAVVRLLDSVCQGCFQLVLPQVVIDVKVGNEIHPCPHCSRFLFWVEETEEHPAVPK; this is translated from the coding sequence ATGAATGCCGAATTGCAAAAGCTGATCGATTTGCAAGCTCTTGATCGGGAAATTTCCGAATTTGAGAATGCCTTGGCTTCCATCCCCAATCAAATCCAGTCGGCCACAGCGGAAATGGCGGCCTTGACCAAGGAAATAGAGCAGGCCCGTGAAGTCATCGCCTCCATGCGGAAATCGCAGAAGCAGTTGCAGGCGGATGTCCAGACAGAAAATGACCACATGGCAAAGACCAAGACCAAATTGCCGTTGGTCAAAACCAATAAGGAATACACTGCAATCGTGACGGAAGTCGATTCTGTAAAGCAAAAAATCTCCAGTATCGAAGATAAAGAGCTGGAGATCATGGAAGCTTTAGAAATCAAGGAGGGTGAAATTCCCGCCATTGAAGCCCGGTTTAAGGAAGAGGAAATCACCTTTAAAGAGTATAAAGCCAAGAAGGAAGCAGAAGGTGAACGGGTCAAACAGGAGTTGGAAGATGCCAGGGATAAACGCCAGGGACTGATAGGTTGTATTGCGCCAGAATGGGCTAAGAGCTATAATAAAATTACAAGTCACAGAGATGGCGTTGCTGTCGTTCGCCTCCTTGACAGCGTGTGTCAGGGGTGTTTTCAACTGGTATTGCCGCAAGTGGTGATTGATGTGAAAGTTGGGAATGAAATCCACCCCTGCCCGCATTGTTCGCGTTTCCTTTTTTGGGTGGAAGAAACTGAAGAACATCCGGCAGTGCCAAAATAG